The Temnothorax longispinosus isolate EJ_2023e chromosome 7, Tlon_JGU_v1, whole genome shotgun sequence genome contains a region encoding:
- the Shn gene encoding uncharacterized protein Shn isoform X1, protein MTTETHTVAMTDPQLTNNNNNNNNNNNNNDGEPKYLHKKFKKMATTEVAPKVIEKEGTANNVASGETPKRKDDDKDGKESSKELGNKLEPSPEPAGTVEPTAESRKSGYACPYCPMTWTKPSVLQKHIRAHTNERPYPCALCGISFKTKSNLYKHCRSRSHAHKVEKGEKVSEDSDISLSDSASNGTGTPPPPPASTPTTATTTVSTAAVKTVKTGKIYKPKFQARTALQCVNSDTETSSLSPSSSNSSSLSSSTTASASNSVKPNAEQLQEHIDKIITDNQAIVDAVDPCLHKLMHRQQSLVETKQSFEQQPLNLSSAEESSNSRKRCYSDSCAQEAKDSELPESSIIKDLLLKTRGSMNGPIAETAVENFVCPKCNIPYTSIDNLEAHSRYYCSKGIDSSRKGADYHADLEKRDSDFDVKSSDYYSTLQPLPSPGPLLGNTRLVDAYAPPAKKQRTESVPTSLRSLEELSKYPRPNSLQMFGGEVRILDNTGEVTKTMRIEPRQTNSPTNEHVVNSKCMNSETASIVVKSGLHSGGTMMHKPPGTSASTSNSSISLPNAPKILAPIIPNISTPNIAPTMSCYDYLGPLNPLTSITAYNPLTLPQAGITNILHAGKVIPYVPGMPGPHTLTGTPTIDISPSITAGEAGYKVIPGLPGLHMVPQPLDLASPVKVQSSMVPGMPSPLSGHVPSMLDQPLDLASPAKESMKISFKTPNGDGLKSGLTSPKVPSVKVETSTDKYRTRVPSTLGGETGKTELDRHIKNNTTVKYKGIESPRERKDFTYDKSPKLDKAFSYPNGVDPTISSNSYSKMRYSPKTISESRKRSSNWGVSEVDAGRAAPVDTHTAIPKYDLPPHENGRLKNNVSSDPRGWIKIADGYGGFNGAKMKADNAPSVILVNLDSSKTEVPTKTSVELIVKDKQPEAKSPKSGSDVAKETTSANKFLRPTSLPLKPGTFTPKKHHGITPTANTLPLISPETPRPKKSYGQLYLNGHAYTYLGLKCSTRLFYCTLNRPQPMYVTQQHGLSMYSNWKICKEAPPDVDMAHYDSRHRPLNYTTAWKKQEDILTHSSQRPTTPTSPDSGLESDMQEKTKRVKIFDGGFESNEDYTYVRGRGRGRYVCEECGIRCKKPSMLKKHIRTHTDVRPYTCKHCTFSFKTKGNLTKHMKSKAHYKKCVELGVVPVPTTVCDENIDKEAIARLVAGGGNAEESSEEEEDSDGEESEESGSEEQEAAQSLLSLSQRNTSNRLPGLLPSGRPTTYPYTLTLPTTSAVSVAPTTTTTSTMSQSVTTQETALIQNELSHRYYFPSNRSATEETRISVIQSSKKDDSDFEIEEITDVTESRHQLSQPMDLTTKQTTQVLPSPVPQRVRPADILTPVSEPVLLQTIVQTMERLPIQGREWKPDAEGHMLQAYLTERHVMDSKIKQQYRVGNSKVDKQIQERDAYSRHQDQNRSRHIDSNGIPTVTYTDPSKMQHTVMESRVKHMTKHTSDDIKMEIREKIYQNNMAIERRTFDYEAIHKNKEQSNRTVSDRENFELGLTNGPAGARPGIEYGLSMTRNNSSIERPNCSIVPVRSTSSIDCHSPKSLNMDVNNRPPLMQHTNNDIDRSSMFNAMKMVSEMERPRECHPVGQEMRPANHEMRTATNDVRIQNHSPRNLDLRPPSREIRTPGQEYRTQSQELRLSNQQEYKIRGQEIRPPSREYKPSFAHDMQVIQELMPSTNMEIRQANPDNRPPSRDMRTLAEYRAHAQDPRANYEILQPIHEPLKSQNVDARSTSPQKVRILYYDTKHSADMAKQNTLDNMKHAIAGKVVVGGPDFRSPSPNTGNAKPQAEFLQPSSGPAPNYVSVTEDGRTACGICNKVFSKPSQLRLHLNIHYFERPYRCENCAVSFRTKGHLTKHERSVSHHNKVSMTSTFGAATTSNPRPFKCTDCKVAFRIHGHLAKHLRSKMHIMKLECLGKLPFGTYAEMERSGINLNDIDTTDCDNSLNSLQMLAQKLGEKDPAKIAQWDSEALPGPVVSGSETSSDEGEPIPQHALHAQYVKAATDADISRPYHMSIVPEKPKAINDVCLRSPQFNQQRRDYAVKEQRLISAVVSMEDARGAEDSLQSYKCQVCPVSMRTVNELQVHCFVEHNIETDSSTNIHGDRSAGKCSREKENTQKRIMEESAVKEDHKRQRIEDT, encoded by the exons AGACCCATACTGTGGCGATGACAGACCCACAGCTGaccaataataataacaacaacaataacaacaacaacaacaacgaTGGCGAGCCAAAGTACCTGCACAAGAAGTTCAAGAAGATGGCGACGACCGAGGTTGCGCCGAAAGTCATCGAGAAGGAGGGCACGGCAAACAACGTCGCCTCTGGTGAGACGCCCAAGCGTAAGGACGACGACAAGGATGGCAAGGAGTCGTCGAAGGAACTCGGCAACAAGCTCGAGCCTTCCCCGGAGCCGGCAGGGACAGTCGAACCCACCGCCGAGTCCCGGAAGAGTGGTTACGCGTGCCCTTACTGCCCGATGACGTGGACCAAGCCGAGTGTCCTTCAAAAGCACATCAGGGCACATACGAATGAACGGCCGTATCCGTGCGCGCTCTGCGGAATCTCCTTCAAGACCAAATCGAATCTGTACAAGCACTGCAGATCGCGCTCTCACGCGCACAAGGTggagaaaggagaaaag GTGTCCGAGGATTCTGACATAAGTCTGTCAGATAGCGCCAGTAATGGCACTGGgacaccaccgccgccgccagcTTCTACGCCTACAACGGCAACGACGACGGTATCTACTGCCGCAGTTAAGACCGTGAAGACCGGCAAGATTTACAAGCCGAAGTTTCAAGCCCGAACGGCCCTGCAGTGCGTGAACAGCGACACCGAAACGTCTTCCTTATCGCCCAGTTCTTCCAACAGTTCCTCCTTGTCTTCCTCCACGACCGCCTCTGCTTCCAATTCTGTTAAACCGAACGCGGAACAGTTGCAGGAGCACATCGACAAGATCATCACGGACAATCAGGCGATCGTTGACGCAGTGGATCCATGTCTGCACAAATTAATGCATCGCCAGCAGAGTTTAGTGGAGACGAAGCAGTCATTTGAACAGCAGCCGTTGAACTTGTCTTCCGCGGAGGAGTCTTCAAACAGCAGAAAGCGCTGCTACAGCGACAGTTGCGCTCAAGAAGCGAAAGACAGTGAGCTTCCGGAGAGTTCGATTATCAAGGATCTCCTGTTGAAAACTCGCGGTTCCATGAACGGACCGATAGCGGAGACCGCTGTAGAAAACTTCGTCTGTCCTAAATGCAACATCCCCTACACTAGCATAGATAATTTAGAGGCTCACAGTAGATATTATTGTAGTAAGGGTATCGACAGTTCTCGAAAAGGAGCCGATTATCATGCGGACTTAGAGAAACGAGATTCTGATTTCGATGTGAAATCTTCTGATTATTACAGTACCTTGCAACCGTTACCCTCGCCAGGTCCTCTGCTGGGTAATACCAGACTAGTCGACGCGTACGCTCCACCTGCTAAGAAGCAAAGAACGGAATCCGTGCCGACCAGTTTAAGATCATTGGAAGAGCTCAGCAAATACCCGCGTCCGAACTCGCTGCAGATGTTCGGCGGTGAAGTGAGGATTCTCGACAACACAGGCGAGGTGACGAAAACGATGAGAATCGAGCCACGACAGACGAATTCGCCCACGAACGAGCACGTAGTCAACAGCAAGTGCATGAACTCGGAGACGGCGTCGATAGTGGTAAAATCGGGACTTCATTCTGGCGGTACCATGATGCACAAGCCGCCAGGCACATCGGCCAGCACGTCCAATTCCTCCATATCCTTGCCCAACGCGCCGAAGATATTGGCGCCCATCATACCGAACATATCAACCCCGAATATAGCGCCCACCATGTCCTGCTACGACTACTTGGGGCCTCTCAACCCGCTGACGAGTATCACTGCCTACAATCCGTTGACTCTGCCGCAAGCTGGTATCACGAATATCCTCCATGCTGGAAAGGTGATACCTTATGTACCCGGTATGCCCGGACCGCACACTCTGACCGGTACACCAACCATAGACATATCTCCGAGTATAACGGCCGGCGAAGCCGGTTACAAGGTGATACCAGGGCTACCGGGCCTACATATGGTACCTCAGCCGCTGGATCTGGCCAGTCCGGTGAAAGTACAGTCCAGCATGGTGCCTGGCATGCCTAGTCCGTTGTCTGGACATGTTCCTTCCATGTTAGATCAGCCTTTAGACCTGGCCAGTCCGGCAAAGGAATCGATGAAGATCAGCTTCAAGACACCCAACGGCGACGGTCTGAAGAGCGGTTTGACCAGTCCCAAAGTTCCTAGCGTTAAGGTTGAGACCTCGACGGACAAGTATCGCACGAGGGTACCGTCGACTCTCGGTGGAGAGACTGGTAAAACGGAGCTCGATCGtcatatcaaaaataatacgACAGTGAAGTACAAGGGTATAGAGAGCCCGCGAGAGAGGAAGGATTTCACATACGACAAGAGCCCGAAGCTGGACAAGGCTTTTAGTTATCCGAACGGCGTGGACCCCACGATTTCTTCGAACTCTTACAGCAAAATGAGATATTCGCCCAAGACCATTTCGGAAAGTAGGAAGAGATCGTCAAATTGGGGAGTCAGTGAAGTGGATGCTGGCAGAGCAGCTCCGGTAGACACGCACACTGCAATCCCTAAGTACGACTTGCCTCCTCACGAAAATGGTCGATTAAAAAACAATGTCTCCTCGGATCCACGTGGATGGATCAAGATCGCGGATGGATACGGCGGATTCAACGGCGCCAAAATGAAGGCCGACAACGCGCCATCGGTGATACTTGTGAACTTAGATTCTTCCAAGACAGAAGTGCCAACGAAAACTTCCGtagaattaattgttaaagacAAGCAACCCGAGGCCAAGTCGCCGAAAAGTGGCAGCGATGTCGCTAAAGAAACGACTAGTGCTAATAAGTTCTTGAGACCCACGTCTCTGCCATTGAAACCCGGCACGTTTACGCCGAAGAAGCATCACGGGATCACGCCCACGGCGAATACACTTCCTCTCATCAGTCCGGAGACTCCGCGACCCAAGAAGTCGTACGGACAACTATATCTAAATGGGCATGCCTATACATATCTGGGACTCAAGTGTTCCACCAGGTTGTTTTATTGTACCCTGAATCGACCGCAGCCAATGTATGTCACGCAGCAGCACGGTCTGTCGATGTACTCCAATTGGAAGATATGCAAGGAGGCACCACCAGACGTGGATATGGCGCACTACGACTCTCGGCATAGGCCTCTCAATTACACGACCGCGTGGAAGAAACAAGAGGACATCCTAACGCACTCCTCGCAAAGACCAACCACTCCCACCAGTCCGGACAGCGGATTAGAGAGTGACATGCAGGAGAAGACGAAAAGGGTGAAGATATTTGACGGAGGCTTCGAGAGTAACGAAGATTACACTTATGTGCGCGGAAGAG gTCGAGGACGCTATGTCTGTGAAGAATGCGGTATTCGTTGTAAAAAACCATCTATGCTGAAGAAACATATCAGAACACATACGGATGTTAGGCCGTACACTTGCAAGCATTGTACCTTTAG TTTTAAAACAAAGGGTAACCTCACGAAACACATGAAATCTAAGGCTCACTACAAGAAGTGTGTGGAATTGGGCGTAGTGCCAGTCCCTACAACTGTCTGCGACGAAAACATCGACAAGGAGGCTATCGCGCGATTAGTTGCCGGTGGCGGTAACGCGGAAGAATCCtcagaggaagaggaagataGTGACGGAGAAGAAAGCGAGGAGTCTGGTAGCGAGGAGCAAGAAGCGGCACAAAGTCTATTGAGTCTTTCGCAACGTAACACGTCGAACAGATTGCCGGGGTTGCTACCGTCTGGTAGACCCACAACGTATCCGTACACGTTAACTTTACCGACGACTTCCGCCGTGAGCGTCGCGCCCACCACCACGACTACATCGACCATGAGTCAAAGCGTCACCACGCAAGAAACAGCTCTGATCCAAAATGAATTATCACACCGTTATTACTTCCCGTCGAACCGAAGTGCGACAGAAGAAACGAGGATCAGTGTCATTCAGTCGTCGAAGAAAGATGACTCTGACTTCGAGATCGAGGAAATCACTGATGTCACGGAGTCACGTCATCAGCTGTCGCAGCCCATGGATCTCACGACGAAGCAGACCACTCAGGTGTTGCCCTCGCCGGTACCGCAAAGGGTTAGACCCGCGGACATTCTGACACCCGTTTCGGAGCCGGTCCTGTTGCAGACGATAGTCCAAACGATGGAACGGCTGCCTATACAGGGTAGAGAGTGGAAACCGGATGCGGAGGGCCACATGTTGCAGGCCTACCTCACGGAGAGACATGTAATGGACAGCAAAATTAAGCAGCAATACCGCGTCGGAAATAGCAAGGTGGACAAGCAGATACAGGAAAGAGATGCTTACTCGCGTCATCAAGACCAGAACAGGTCCAGGCATATAGATTCCAACGGTATTCCAACGGTGACTTATACCGATCCCAGCAAGATGCAGCATACCGTTATGGAATCTAGGGTTAAACACATGACGAAGCACACCAGCGACGACATTAAGATGGAAATCAGGGAAAAGATTTATCAGAATAACATGGCGATAGAGAGACGGACGTTCGATTACGAGGCTATTCACAAGAATAAAGAACAGAGTAATCGTACAGTTTCTGATCGTGAAAATTTTGAGCTTGGTCTAACTAACGGTCCCGCTGGCGCAAGGCCAGGTATCGAGTATGGACTATCTATGACTAGGAACAATAGTTCGATCGAGAGACCGAATTGCTCTATTGTACCTGTTCGCAGCACGTCCAGTATTGATTGCCATTCGCCGAAATCTTTGAATATGGACGTCAACAATCGACCACCGTTGATGCAACATACGAACAACGATATTGATAGAAGTTCCATGTTCAACGCGATGAAGATGGTGAGTGAGATGGAAAGACCTAGAGAATGCCATCCCGTCGGTCAGGAAATGAGGCCTGCGAATCACGAGATGAGAACCGCGACTAATGATGTTCGAATACAGAATCATAGTCCGCGGAATCTCGACCTAAGACCGCCCAGTAGAGAGATCAGAACGCCTGGTCAAGAATACAGGACGCAGAGTCAAGAGCTGAGGCTATCGAATCAACAGGAATACAAGATACGCGGTCAAGAAATAAGACCGCCCAGTCGCGAGTACAAGCCATCGTTCGCTCACGATATGCAAGTCATTCAAGAGCTTATGCCGTCGACAAACATGGAAATCCGGCAAGCAAATCCGGATAATAGACCGCCGAGCCGTGACATGAGAACTCTCGCAGAATACAGGGCGCACGCCCAAGATCCACGTGCTAACTACGAAATATTGCAGCCTATACACGAGCCGCTCAAGTCGCAAAACGTAGACGCGAGAAGTACGTCACCGCAGAAAGTACGAATCCTCTATTACGATACGAAACACTCTGCGGACATGGCTAAACAGAATACGTTAGATAACATGAAACACGCGATAGCCGGAAAGGTAGTCGTCGGTGGGCCAGATTTTCGATCGCCGTCACCAAACACAGGAAACGCGAAACCGCAAGCGGAATTTTTACAACCGTCGAGTGGACCGGCGCCTAACTATGTCAG TGTCACGGAAGATGGTAGGACTGCGTGTGGGATTTGTAATAAGGTGTTCAGCAAGCCTAGTCAGTTACGGTTGCATCTCAACATTCATTATTTCGAGCGGCCGTACAGATGCGAAAATTGTGCAGTTTCTTTCCGGACTAAAGGCCACTTGACGAAACATGAAAGATCCGTTTCCCATCACAATAAG gtCAGTATGACTTCTACGTTTGGCGCAGCAACTACCAGCAACCCTAGGCCTTTCAAGTGTACAGATTGTAAGGTAGCATTCAGAATACATGGACATTTGGCCAAGCATCTTCGCAGCAAGATGCACATCATGAAGTTAGAGTGCTTGGGCAAACTTCCGTTTGGAACCTATGCGGAGATGGAAAGATCTGGCATCAATTTGAATGATATCGATACGACGGACTGTGATAATAGTCTTAATAGTCTGCAG ATGTTGGCTCAAAAATTAGGCGAGAAGGATCCGGCAAAGATCGCGCAGTGGGACTCGGAAGCTCTGCCCGGACCGGTCGTGAGCGGCAGCGAGACCTCGTCGGATGAGGGTGAGCCTATACCGCAGCACGCGCTTCACGCGCAATACGTGAAAGCGGCAACGGACGCAGACATCTCCCGACCATATCACATGTCGATCGTCCCCGAGAAACCGAAAGCTATTAACGACGTTTGCCTCCGCAGCCCTCAGTTCAATCAGCAGAGACGTGATTACGCCGTTAAAGAGCAGCGACTGATTTCGGCGGTCGTTTCAATGGAGGACGCGAGAGGAGCGGAGGACAGTTTACAATCGTACAAGTGCCAAGTTTGCCCTGTATCTATGCGTACCGTAAACGAGTTACAGGTACACTGTTTTGTTGAACATAATATTGAGACGGATTCTAGTACAAATATTCACGGAGACAGGAGTGCGGGTAAATGTAGCagggaaaaagagaatacTCAAAAAAGAATTATGGAGGAATCCGCAGTGAAGGAAGATCACAAAAGACAAAGGATAGAGGATACATAG